Genomic window (Kwoniella botswanensis chromosome 1, complete sequence):
TAGTAACACCGATAGATCTAGTGCTAATGATCTCATATAGACAAAGAACTCAAACTCGTCCTCTTGAAACGAGGTTACACCTTCCACACTGACACCGACACCGAAGCCGTCGCTGTGCTCTGTAAATACGTTTGGGATAGTCAACCTCACAAGAGATTGAACTTTACTGAACTCATCAAGACCGTTATCAAGGAGCTCGTGAGTATTCTTTTAAAAATCTCACATACCGTCATATCAGTCGATTGTTTTGTGACAATGTCCGAAATGATCGTCGCTTACTGTATCATGTTTCTGATGTTACAGGAAGGGTCCTTCGCCTTCGTCTTCAAATCCACTCATTTCCCTGACGAGATTGTCGCTGCTCGACGAGGGTCCCCCTTACTCATCGGTGTCAAGACAGATAGGAAGTTGAAGGTCGATTTTGTAGATGTAGAATTGCCTACAAACGAGGAGCGAGGTGGGTCTCTCAACAAATTATATAGAATTCCAGCTGACCTATCTCTCACTTAGTTGACGGTGTCGAAGCCGGTGGTCTGCTTGCTGTGCCCAACTCCGTGGCTGATGGACATGGTGCCGCTGGACCCAAACTCAGAAGATCCCAATCGAGAGCTTTCCTTTCTGAAGATGGCATGCCTCAACCTATCGAATTCTTCGTTGCTTCCGATGCTAGTGCCGTTATTGAACACACCAAGAGAGTATTGTACCTCGAAGACGATGACATCGCCCACATTGCCgagggaggtgagtcatacttTCCTGAGTGTAGCATTGATGACTGCGTGCTGACAACACTCGGCAGAGCTCCACATCCACCGACTTCGAAGAGACGACACCGTATCTTCTGTTCGAGCCATCGAACACCTGGAAATCGAACTTGCCGAGATCATGAAGGGACAATACGACCACTTCATGCAAAAAGAAATCTACGAACAACCAGAATCCGTTGTCAACACCATGCGAGGAAGAGTCAATTTCGACACTCGACAAGTACTGTTGGGTGGTCTCAAGGCCTATCTTCCAGTAATCCGACGAGGTCGACGATTGCTATTCGTCGCCTGTGGTACTTCTTATCACTCTTGTATCGCCGTTCGAGGTGTCTTCGAGGAACTCACCGATATACCAGTCGCTGTCGAATTAGCATCTGATTTCCTTGATCGACGAACTCCAGTGTTCAGAGACGATGTGGCTATCTTCGTTTCTCAATCCGGTGAAACTGCCGATACCATCCTTGCCATGCGATACTGTCTCGAGCGAGGTGCCTTGTGTTTAGGTGTAGTCAACACAGTTGGTTCGACCTTGTCTAGAGAGACTCACGCCGGTATCCATATCAACGCCGGACCCGAGATCGGTGTAGCTTCAACCAAAGCTTATACCTCTCAATATGTCGCTTTGGTCATGATGGCCGTTCAATTATCTGACGATTCGATCCTCAAGACCGCCAGAAGACAACAGATCATTGATGGTCTCCATGATATCCCCGCTCAAATTAGGAAAGTCCTAGCTATGGATAAAGCCCTGCAAGAGATGGCTAAGAGCATGTTGGCCAAGGAGAAGAGTTTGTTAATTATGGGTAGAGGATACCAATGTGAGTTGGAACTACAGCAATGCTGGTAGGCTATACAACTGACTTCTTCGCTTGAACAGACGCGACTTGTCTGGAAGGTGCtttgaagatcaaggaggtCTCGTATATGCACTCTGAAGGTGTAAGTGGTATCTTTTGCTGCTACCGAGATATTAAGCTGAATCGGTGTGGTCATGTAGATCTTGGCGGGAGAATTGAAACATGGTCCTCTTGCTTTGGTCGATGAACATCTTCCGTGAGTGGTCTGTCAGTCATTCGTCGCAGAAGTatagtcagctgatcaaacGGTTTGTAGTGTAATCTTCATCATGACTCGAGACTCTCTTTACCCTAAAGTCCAATCTGCTTTAGCACAAGTGACTGCCAGAAAGGGCCGACCCAGTGAGTGCTTCTTATTGAAGCCATTTCAAACTAGAACGTATGTCACTGATTCAAACACTGCGATTAGTCATCATCTGtaacgaagatgacgagacAGTCTCCGACGCAGCTAAATGTATCAGAGTACCTCAAACCGTTGATTGCTTACAAGGTTTAATCAACGTCATACCACTTCAACTATTATCTTACCGTGAGTTGATTCAGATCGTCCATCGTGTGAGGAAAGAACTATGTGACTGATTCATGTTGGGATTTACAGACTTGGCCGTCATGAACGGTGTCGACGTTGATTTCCCTAGGAACTTGGCTAAATCAGTAACCACCGAGTAATCTGAATCAACAATGATATTTTCTTTTTTATCCTGTGCATAAtcaatcatatacatatacatatacgcAACAAATTTATCTTCATTCTTTTTTTCTCtcgttcttgttcttgttcatATATACCTGTTTCTTGATCATTACCAATCAAAGTATTATGCGATGTTTACAACTCCAAAGGTCAGACGAACACGGACTTTTGGCCTCTTTCAAAATCTTACTTCGCTGAAAAAACAATGGTTCTCTTGATTCCCTAGCATTCATTTCTATTCTACCCCTCTCTGTCTTTTGTCAGTCAacttgtctttcttcttgtcatGTATATAATGAGCTTTTCGATCAACATATTGGTATCATGAGCGGAGATTGAAAGCAAGTCCGAGGAACTAACCCGCTTTGACGTGTCTTGTTTTGTTTTTGTGTACTCATATGTCGCTGtgtatatgtgagtgatcaaagGAGGTACATGACAAGGGAttgaggatggtgagatgatgtCAACTTGAGTGGATAGGAGTATGTAATTATGATGGTCCATTCATATAGGAGGATTGAACTTCTTTTGGTCACTCAGTTGTAAAGAACGATTTGATCATATAAACATGACTCAGACTTCGAATCTGGTAACCTCCACTTGGGTTATCCACTTGTTTTGTTCACTTACGAGTTCATCAACTCTTATCGTCTATACTACTACAAATACCAATACGAACAAACATCATGACTTCCTCGGACCTCCCTCCAAGCGGAAGTGATGGTAACGCCCATAATACCAATGGAGAGAACGTGATGGAAGATGGCCATACACCAGATCAAGGTTCAGTCGTAATTGCTAAACCGGATATCGAATCGACTCCTTCGGAACATAAGAAAGCGAAATTGTATCATGTTGAAGTCCCAGCGCCAGcgggagagggagagggggCTGAGgtggatggtgatgtagaGATGTATAAAGATCAGCAGGGTCTGGTGTCTACATCAACCCTAGATGAGAGTACTCCTTCCTCAACCATTGTTGATGACAGTCAAGATACcgcttctgcttcttcggacgaagctgaagagccagaggaagaagatccttCGGACAACAATACGGTACAGGCTGTACCTTTAGTAGAGGAACTGGAAAAATTCGAAGAATGGTGGGAGTTGAAGATGACTTGGTCAGGCAAGGTATTTGATTTGAGAGTGGGAGGGAAcgatatgtgagtgaatcggTGCCATCAActatcatacagtatatgaACTATAGAGCATCTATTCATCCGAAGATGACAATCCCCTTGACTCGATGctccacctctttctcaataTACAACCACTTTCACAACATGTGGTCTGTAGCGCCTTGACTGCTATTGCGCGCTGATCTCTTGCTGCTCTGTCGCTCTTAGGGTATACGACTTCAGACATCTCATTTCGACTCTTACAGGTGTCCCACCAGACGGACAGAAattgatcaacctcctcccTGGACCAAAAGGTAAATTATCCAATGAACACGATGCGAAGAGATTCGGGACACTGGGCGTGAAGAAGGGTCAGAAGTTCGTCATGGTAGGAACGAGGGAGGAAGATAGGTTTAAGGATAAGTTGGGTGTGGGTGTACAGGTAGGTCGACGCATCATGCCTTTTTCAAACGGAGCTACCTCCTATCACCTCAAAGATACAGATAATGCTGAGCGATCAGTTGTTGATTTAATGTTGACCTGTAGAACACGGACGACTTCGACGTGACGTACTCTAATCAGGTCAAGGGGATTGCTCCTGCCGATGACCCGAGGAATAAGAGGATGATTCAGAATATCGTTGATAAAGTACCTATCACTGTGAGTCACTTTTTTACGTATCCACTCAAAATTATCCAAACTAATTCGTATTGCCAGGTTATGAACGAACCGAGAGAAGGCAAAAAATTACTGGTCCTAGACCTCGACTATAGTGAGCTTCCAAATTTGTGCCAATCGAAATGTCGGTGAAGCTAAttatgatgtatgatatagCAATCGTCGATACGAAACCACTCATCAGTGGTGCACTACCTTCATCGGAATGTGCTCGACCTGGACTACACGAATTTCTCGAGCTGGTCTACCCGCATTATGATATAGTCATTTGGTCACAGACTCATTGGAGATGGTTGGAATCGAAACTGGTAGAATTGGATATGATAGGTGGGGAAAGGGGTTATAAAATTGCCTTCGTCTCTGATAGGACGACAATGTTTCCTGTaaatccatcaaccactcaaATTAGCTGACCCACCCGTAGAGAGCCTCCCTCAATGGATTAGCTGATGAATTTGTGGAATTAGGTGTTTACGCAAAGAAATGGCAAACCTTTCGAGCATGAGTACGTAGTCAGCTTTGCTGATTCCGCATGGTCTACAGAGGgcaagaagctgatatacgtGAGAATTAGGGTCAAACCGCTAGCTTATTTTTGGGCTCATTTCCCTCATTGGTCTGCTAAAAATGTGAGTGAGCTGGCAAGCATAGTCAAGTAACCAAGCAGGAGCTAACCATGATGTGAATTTTAGACAATACACATAGATGATCTTTCTAGGAATTTCGCTTTGAATCCTGGTGAAGGgctcaaagtgagtgatatatATTCAGCTGGCAATCGATTTTCGGGGACTAGCTAGCTGATGTGTGCGTCTTTACAGATTCGAGCGTTTAATAAAGCTGGACAACCGGAAGGTATGGTTGATAAGGAATTGACCAAGTTGGGGAattatgtgagtgagatatAGTGATCTAACCCCGCAATCGATATCATTGTAATCAAATTCTTCTTGTCAGATGATGATCGGCAAGTTGCTGATCGTGTCTATGTATTTGTTTAAAACAGCTCGTCAAGATTGCCACTACAAGTGAAGATTTTACGACATTGGATCATTCTGTGAGTGATTACTTTCGCATGACAAAATGCATATGGGCCATCGCTGATCTTTGCATCTATCGACATGATCGCTTgttatcatgatcatgataatttTGATATCGTAAAACcagaaatggaagaaaaaAAACCACCTAGAACATAGATCGTCTCATCTATCCTAGTCCCgattttcatccttcttcgaGATGCTGTAGATCTAGATCAACAATATATCATCCAGCTTTGTAGACTATCCATCATTTGACCTGGCGTAACTCCTGTTTTCATTGTATATTatcatcacttcatcatTTCTTTGTATACTATTGTTACCTTCATGACTTATGCCATCCTAACGTGTTCCCTGCCTATCATCCGCATTGATCCTAAATCACGTGTCTATTTTACGAGTAGTTCAAGGGAAGGTGGAGGTAGTCCATTGAGTTTAAGTGCGTTTCATGTCTCATCCAGCCTCGATTGGTTGTTTATTTGCCGAATCCCATGAAATTTCCCATAACTTTAGCATAGCCTCATCTCATTCGCCTACTAGAAGCTTGCATGCTTGCTTGTGCTTGCCGTTGGAGAATGGACATAATCTCAATCATGTCTCACACTCATACAGGATGACACTTTACTTTCCGGCCGTTTCCTTCGGTCAATGTTCTACGTCAGGGTAGGGTTGCGTTGGGTTGAATTTTCGGTCATTGTGTAGAacgttgattgatcgatctgattCGAATCATATCATTCACACACAAAGTAATCATCCAGGATATGAGGTTATAGAATATTTCATGATGTTGAtttattgggattgggattgacaATTCAACGATAAAAACAAAGTGAGTGGAGTGGAGTGAATCGATCCCTTCCCATTCCAAAGGACCTTGCTTCAATCAGGACTATCATATCGACATGCTACCACTACGATCTTAGACCATCTattccaatctctcttccctcaCGACCCTTGATGGTACCTCGCTCACTCACTCTACCCTCATACCCGTGTAGGACTTCCTAGCTGCAAGTCAAGTTGTTTATCTatcaacctttcatctctcttaCAGCTACCTCACTCCACTATCAACAGCTAAGACCAAAACGAGGAGAAAGACTATATCATtccttttcattcctttGATCACTTCCTAATCTACTTGCTACCCGACCGAATTCGTCAATAATTTCACTCCTTTATACATCCTGTATCACCTATCCCGATTTTGACAACACCTGCGACTTCCCTGCTATCACTCGCTATTCTCACTCTCTCCTTGCTACATCGTAGTTGTATCCTACGAAATCCAGGAACTGTATCGAGCCTACGACAAcacatatcatcattttaACTTGACACCAACAACACAGCTTCCCCGCGATCGTGGACTCGACTCAAAATGAGGTTCTTCAACCTATTCATCGCTGTACTACCCCTGGTATACGCTCAAGaccccacttcctcctcctctagATCTACCTCAGCCTCAGGCTCGGCTACTAACTCCTCTTCGGCCACCCgatcttccaactcttcatcttcatcttcccctaCTCCCACTTTGAACATTACGACATTCACCACCACTCTCACTACCTATCCAACAACCACGACACTCTCGGCATCCTTCGAACCAGCTACGACTCTCGCTCTGACATTTACACTCAATGCCAGTGATTATACCTCAGTGAACGAGTCCATTTGGAAAGGGAATTATACGAATGGGACTATCCcatgggatgggaatgagaagaCTAAACCGTGGCAAGAAGGAGACGGGTTCATACCGTTCAATATCAAGATCGATCCTGCTTTTGGAGTGTTGGGTGGATTGTTGATCATCAGTGGGATACCTGTGGCTGTGCTTGGTGGGAAAAATCGTTGGTAGGTTGAGTTTGACTTTCTCTCCTACCATTCGAGAAAACGTTGTTACGATCGGCCTCGGAGGAATGATCAGCTAATCGAGTGACTACTTGATGAGATAGGTCATCAAATGCGATTTCATCGGGTTATGCCTTGATGTTATTCACTCTGGTCATGGTATTGAGGTTTGGGTGGGTGAACAAGTGGATCATTCCTTTCCATTCTGGATCAACTCTATCATACAATCAACTTGTTTTGGGAAACcaaacatcacatcatatGCATGACCATGCGGGGTTATCGATGATAGACGTCCCGCACTTATCTACCATCGCTCGATGTTGAGCTGACCTATCTGTTCTGACAAACCAGTGTCGAGCCAAACATCCAACCTCCATCCCCTAATCCTCCGTCAACCACTTTGAGAGGTCTATATCTCTTAGCTTGCATCATCGCATCCTTCTTCGGTGGCGCAGCCGGTATATTCCTATACTCCTTTGCAAAATACTGGGTCTCCGCCATCGGTGGATTCACCTTCGGATGGTTCCTCCTCGC
Coding sequences:
- a CDS encoding glutamine-fructose-6-phosphate transaminase (isomerizing), which translates into the protein MCGIFGYCSFLVEKDRKYVCDVLCNGLARLEYRGYDSAGIGIDGDTPTSPLIMFKTVGKVASLRKDIAEATATPSPAEANTAEPQKVDMKKVFLSQTSMAHTRWATHGVPSNTNCHPHVSNALTEFSLVHNGIITNYKELKLVLLKRGYTFHTDTDTEAVAVLCKYVWDSQPHKRLNFTELIKTVIKELEGSFAFVFKSTHFPDEIVAARRGSPLLIGVKTDRKLKVDFVDVELPTNEERVDGVEAGGLLAVPNSVADGHGAAGPKLRRSQSRAFLSEDGMPQPIEFFVASDASAVIEHTKRVLYLEDDDIAHIAEGELHIHRLRRDDTVSSVRAIEHLEIELAEIMKGQYDHFMQKEIYEQPESVVNTMRGRVNFDTRQVLLGGLKAYLPVIRRGRRLLFVACGTSYHSCIAVRGVFEELTDIPVAVELASDFLDRRTPVFRDDVAIFVSQSGETADTILAMRYCLERGALCLGVVNTVGSTLSRETHAGIHINAGPEIGVASTKAYTSQYVALVMMAVQLSDDSILKTARRQQIIDGLHDIPAQIRKVLAMDKALQEMAKSMLAKEKSLLIMGRGYQYATCLEGALKIKEVSYMHSEGILAGELKHGPLALVDEHLPVIFIMTRDSLYPKVQSALAQVTARKGRPIIICNEDDETVSDAAKCIRVPQTVDCLQGLINVIPLQLLSYHLAVMNGVDVDFPRNLAKSVTTE
- a CDS encoding HAD hydrolase, family IIID, translated to MTSSDLPPSGSDGNAHNTNGENVMEDGHTPDQGSVVIAKPDIESTPSEHKKAKLYHVEVPAPAGEGEGAEVDGDVEMYKDQQGLVSTSTLDESTPSSTIVDDSQDTASASSDEAEEPEEEDPSDNNTVQAVPLVEELEKFEEWWELKMTWSGKVFDLRVGGNDMVYDFRHLISTLTGVPPDGQKLINLLPGPKGKLSNEHDAKRFGTLGVKKGQKFVMVGTREEDRFKDKLGVGVQNTDDFDVTYSNQVKGIAPADDPRNKRMIQNIVDKVPITVMNEPREGKKLLVLDLDYTIVDTKPLISGALPSSECARPGLHEFLELVYPHYDIVIWSQTHWRWLESKLVELDMIGGERGYKIAFVSDRTTMFPVFTQRNGKPFEHEVKPLAYFWAHFPHWSAKNTIHIDDLSRNFALNPGEGLKIRAFNKAGQPEGMVDKELTKLGNYLVKIATTSEDFTTLDHSVKMEEKKPPRT